Sequence from the Chloroflexota bacterium genome:
GTTATCGTGAATTACGCGTGTACCGGGCGGCATTTGAAGCTGCAATGCAGGTGTTCGAGTTGACACGGAGTTTTCCTGCCGAAGAAAGATACGCATTGGTTGATCAAGTTCGGAGATCATCGCGATCGGTTTGCATGAATATCGCAGAAGCATGGCGGAAACGCCGATACCCAAGGCACTTCGCCAGCAAGTTGAGCGATTCGGAGGCAGAAGCTGCCGAGACTCAGGTTTCTCTTGAATTCGCACTGCGATGTGGCTACATTGACCAGGAGATATTCGACACC
This genomic interval carries:
- a CDS encoding four helix bundle protein; this translates as MYRAAFEAAMQVFELTRSFPAEERYALVDQVRRSSRSVCMNIAEAWRKRRYPRHFASKLSDSEAEAAETQVSLEFALRCGYIDQEIFDTIDDSYDKILAQLVTMGKNPEKWTIRR